The following are encoded together in the Bacillus sp. V2I10 genome:
- the corA gene encoding magnesium/cobalt transporter CorA — MIRTLAVQSTGTVIYDLPLKELKNPDIKWYWVDFQDPTAEETKLLSKFFKFHPLAIEDCVEFVQRPKIDTYDTYLFVVMHSIQQKTLEAEELDLFVAKNYAVTFHKRSIRDLNNIWFKLKKDSLLQEGGPSLLMHQLMDHLVDEYFPPVYKLEDQLNEIEENTKDLTISELMEGVFDTRTDLYMLRRTIIPMRDLLYRIISSSSLKAYIKDEIYFQDIYDHLLKLVEMIDANRELSADIRDSYLSISSDRMNRVMMTLTVISSIFLPLTFIAGLYGMNFQYMPELTGKYNYFVVVAIMVFIAAGMIYFFAKMGWFRYHKGTKL, encoded by the coding sequence ATGATACGTACACTTGCCGTTCAATCAACTGGAACAGTCATTTATGACCTGCCGCTAAAAGAATTAAAAAATCCTGACATCAAATGGTACTGGGTAGACTTTCAGGACCCGACAGCAGAAGAGACGAAGCTGTTAAGCAAGTTTTTTAAATTTCATCCGCTTGCCATTGAAGACTGTGTGGAATTTGTTCAGAGACCAAAAATAGATACATATGATACCTACCTATTTGTCGTCATGCATTCGATTCAGCAAAAAACATTAGAAGCTGAAGAGCTGGATCTTTTTGTAGCAAAAAATTACGCCGTTACCTTTCATAAAAGATCGATTCGTGATTTAAATAATATTTGGTTCAAACTAAAAAAAGACTCTCTTCTTCAAGAGGGCGGGCCATCACTCTTAATGCATCAGCTGATGGATCACCTTGTGGATGAATATTTTCCGCCTGTTTACAAGCTTGAAGATCAATTAAACGAGATAGAGGAAAACACAAAAGACTTGACTATCAGCGAATTAATGGAAGGCGTTTTTGATACCCGAACAGATTTGTACATGCTGAGAAGAACAATCATCCCAATGCGCGATTTATTGTACCGCATCATCAGCTCAAGCAGCTTAAAGGCCTATATTAAAGATGAAATCTACTTTCAGGACATATATGATCACCTTTTGAAACTAGTCGAAATGATTGATGCCAACCGTGAGCTCAGTGCGGATATTCGCGACAGTTATCTATCAATCAGCTCTGACAGAATGAACAGAGTCATGATGACGCTGACTGTGATTTCGTCCATTTTTCTCCCCCTCACGTTTATTGCAGGGCTCTATGGCATGAATTTTCAATATATGCCGGAGCTGACCGGAAAATATAATTACTTTGTTGTTGTCGCCATTATGGTATTCATTGCAGCCGGCATGATATACTTCTTTGCAAAAATGGGCTGGTTCAGGTATCACAAAGGCACTAAACTATAA
- a CDS encoding carboxymuconolactone decarboxylase family protein — MGIYSIENIQLIKNFPELAPELYQSYIAFSKAVLNEGHLSRKEKEIIAVAVSHVTECPYCIDFHTKKAKKAGASLEELFEAVMAAAAIEAGGAYAHRTQMHRAYDGELAESFYSRDDLSNINTLTDLSPEIQQTARAFFSKASKEGKLTAKLKQLISVAVAHTSECPYCIASHTAEAKKEGCSKEELAEAIMTAALLRSGGAVTHAVNMLQSYEQGSEE, encoded by the coding sequence ATGGGGATTTACTCAATTGAAAACATACAGCTCATAAAGAATTTTCCCGAGTTAGCGCCGGAGCTTTATCAATCGTATATTGCCTTCAGCAAAGCAGTTTTGAATGAGGGGCATTTATCCAGAAAAGAAAAAGAAATTATAGCAGTTGCTGTTTCACATGTGACCGAATGTCCTTATTGCATTGATTTTCATACAAAAAAAGCGAAAAAAGCTGGAGCATCTCTGGAGGAATTATTTGAAGCTGTCATGGCTGCAGCTGCAATCGAAGCAGGAGGTGCTTATGCTCACCGCACTCAGATGCATCGTGCTTATGATGGAGAGCTTGCTGAATCTTTTTATAGCAGGGATGATTTATCAAACATCAATACTTTGACGGATCTTTCTCCTGAAATACAGCAGACAGCAAGGGCGTTTTTTTCAAAAGCTTCAAAGGAAGGTAAACTCACCGCAAAGCTGAAACAATTAATATCAGTTGCTGTCGCGCATACATCTGAATGTCCTTATTGCATCGCTTCACATACAGCTGAAGCCAAAAAGGAAGGCTGTTCAAAGGAAGAGCTGGCGGAAGCAATTATGACTGCTGCCCTTCTCCGGTCAGGCGGCGCTGTAACACATGCTGTTAATATGCTGCAATCTTATGAGCAGGGCAGTGAAGAATAG
- a CDS encoding PAS domain S-box protein: MKQETESAYQVLPQAELFAVMNDNGRFQFMSLNSEEHLGFTSAEFIGTSLKDYVHKDDLFLVESYFYNEHHLHPCTFRFLLKNGAFIWLEATVDFIKSTSGKENQIILKIRLLKSHEQEFCSKPVQINNPLLIDEAKEININASELLMRMPCPLFISQKGQLCYVNQALIDLLGGSSKEDLLGKDVLDIIDHDYHEIVKNRIQRMQRGAYVGQIEQTWRRLDGSPVEVEIKAAPAVFNNQPAELVVLLDISSRKKFQKILQKSRERYQLLIQNSIDTIAVIHREKWVFINESGVKLFEADDYPDMLGKNIFSSLDPEYHEQVKEKLQNIVHLRTDVEVTKQSWHTYKSRTIYTEMVCIPTTYFGEPAVQVILRDISDRKKAEELMLRSEKLSVAGQLAAGIAHEIRNPLTAIKGFLQLMRSEGKGEMTYFDIVFSELNRIELILSELLMLAKPQERVLKQTNLLTLIQDVATLLETQAIMNNVMIVHQHPQDQMSINCDQNQIKQVFINLIKNAIDSMPNGGKVTLSSRQEGDYILVNVKDEGEGIPAEVLKKIGEPFFTTKEKGTGLGLMITYKIIENHKGSMSIESEFGRGTVFTLKLPSAEAEKN, encoded by the coding sequence ATGAAGCAGGAGACAGAAAGCGCATATCAAGTATTGCCGCAGGCGGAATTATTTGCAGTTATGAACGATAATGGAAGATTTCAATTCATGTCTTTGAACAGTGAAGAGCATTTGGGCTTTACCAGTGCAGAATTCATTGGAACTTCCTTGAAGGATTATGTCCATAAAGATGATTTATTTTTAGTTGAGAGCTATTTTTACAACGAACACCATCTCCATCCATGCACGTTTCGTTTTTTATTGAAGAATGGAGCGTTTATTTGGCTTGAAGCAACCGTTGATTTTATCAAATCGACTTCAGGGAAAGAAAATCAGATCATCCTTAAGATTAGACTGCTTAAATCACACGAGCAGGAGTTCTGTTCAAAGCCCGTTCAAATAAATAATCCGCTTTTAATCGATGAGGCAAAAGAAATAAACATAAACGCAAGTGAATTGCTTATGAGAATGCCATGCCCCTTATTCATCTCGCAAAAAGGTCAATTATGCTATGTGAATCAGGCTTTAATTGATTTGTTAGGGGGAAGCTCAAAGGAAGATCTGCTTGGGAAAGACGTGCTGGATATTATCGATCATGATTATCATGAAATTGTTAAAAACCGCATTCAAAGAATGCAGCGGGGGGCGTATGTCGGCCAGATCGAACAAACATGGAGAAGGCTTGACGGGTCTCCTGTTGAAGTCGAGATAAAGGCAGCACCAGCTGTTTTTAATAATCAGCCTGCAGAACTTGTTGTTCTTCTTGATATTTCTTCAAGGAAAAAGTTCCAGAAAATCCTGCAAAAAAGCCGAGAGCGGTATCAGCTCCTCATTCAAAATTCCATCGATACGATTGCCGTCATACACCGGGAAAAATGGGTATTTATTAATGAATCGGGCGTAAAGCTTTTTGAAGCAGATGATTATCCGGATATGCTCGGAAAAAACATCTTTTCCTCTCTCGATCCGGAATATCATGAGCAAGTAAAAGAAAAATTGCAAAACATAGTTCATTTGAGAACGGATGTTGAAGTAACAAAGCAATCATGGCATACATATAAGAGCAGGACAATCTATACGGAAATGGTCTGCATCCCAACCACATATTTTGGCGAACCTGCTGTTCAGGTTATTTTAAGAGATATCTCGGATCGTAAAAAAGCAGAGGAGTTAATGCTTCGTTCAGAAAAATTGTCCGTTGCAGGACAGCTTGCAGCAGGAATAGCCCATGAGATCCGGAATCCGCTGACAGCAATCAAAGGGTTTCTGCAGCTCATGCGTTCTGAAGGAAAAGGGGAGATGACCTACTTTGACATTGTCTTCTCCGAATTAAACCGGATCGAACTCATCTTAAGCGAACTGCTTATGCTTGCCAAACCTCAGGAAAGAGTCTTGAAGCAAACAAATTTATTAACACTGATTCAGGATGTTGCAACTCTTCTTGAAACACAGGCTATCATGAATAATGTCATGATTGTACATCAGCACCCGCAGGATCAGATGAGCATCAATTGTGATCAGAATCAAATCAAACAAGTCTTTATCAATCTAATAAAAAATGCAATAGACTCCATGCCTAATGGCGGGAAAGTGACGCTGTCCTCCAGGCAAGAAGGTGATTATATACTCGTGAATGTAAAAGACGAGGGTGAGGGTATTCCGGCTGAAGTGCTGAAAAAAATTGGCGAGCCATTTTTTACAACGAAGGAAAAGGGAACAGGTCTTGGCTTAATGATCACATATAAAATTATTGAAAACCACAAAGGCAGCATGTCCATTGAAAGCGAGTTTGGACGGGGCACTGTCTTCACATTGAAATTGCCATCGGCTGAAGCCGAAAAAAACTAG
- a CDS encoding aminotransferase A — MEHLINKNVKNIQISGIRQFFNMVSEFEDTISLTIGQPDFFTPAHVKKAAIQAIDENFTTYTHNAGYLELRKAAADFVKVKYDLVYDPEKEIIVTSGASQAIDISFRAILEEGSEVILPGPVYPGYEPIISLCGAVPVHVDTADHDFRLTAELIKLKITEKTRCIVLPYPSNPTGVTLHEDELKKIADVIRDRDIFVLSDEIYSELVFNGKHHSIAKFLPEQTIVINGLSKSHSMTGFRIGLLYAPAVIAKHVLKVHQYNVSCASSISQKAAYQALTDGINDAVPMNEEYEKRMNYVYERLVSMGLQTVKPDGSFYIFPSIKQFNVSSFDFAYSLAKDGGVAVVPGTAFSKYGEGFIRISYACSYEQLEQALNRMEKYLSSFR; from the coding sequence ATGGAACATCTCATTAATAAAAACGTGAAGAACATTCAAATTTCGGGGATTCGGCAGTTTTTCAATATGGTTTCTGAATTTGAGGACACAATTTCGCTTACAATCGGACAGCCTGATTTTTTCACCCCTGCTCATGTAAAAAAAGCAGCAATTCAAGCAATAGATGAAAATTTCACGACCTATACTCACAATGCGGGGTATTTAGAACTCAGGAAGGCAGCTGCTGACTTTGTTAAAGTGAAATATGATTTAGTTTATGATCCGGAAAAAGAAATTATCGTGACGTCCGGGGCCAGTCAGGCCATAGATATTTCCTTCAGGGCAATCCTAGAAGAAGGCAGTGAAGTAATCCTGCCGGGCCCTGTTTACCCTGGGTATGAACCGATTATTTCCCTTTGCGGAGCAGTACCTGTTCATGTTGATACAGCTGACCATGATTTCAGGTTAACGGCTGAACTGATCAAACTGAAAATAACGGAAAAAACCCGCTGCATTGTCCTTCCTTATCCTTCTAATCCGACGGGTGTGACTTTGCACGAGGATGAGCTGAAGAAAATAGCCGATGTCATCAGGGACAGGGATATCTTTGTTCTATCGGATGAAATCTACAGTGAGCTTGTTTTTAACGGGAAACATCATTCAATTGCCAAATTCTTGCCCGAACAGACCATCGTCATCAATGGATTATCCAAATCCCACAGTATGACAGGGTTTAGAATCGGTCTGTTATATGCTCCTGCTGTTATTGCGAAGCATGTTTTAAAAGTGCATCAGTATAATGTCTCCTGCGCTTCTTCTATTTCTCAAAAAGCTGCATATCAAGCACTTACTGATGGGATCAATGATGCTGTTCCAATGAATGAAGAGTACGAAAAACGGATGAATTATGTGTATGAAAGATTGGTAAGCATGGGTCTGCAAACCGTTAAACCCGATGGTTCCTTTTATATCTTTCCGAGCATCAAGCAATTCAATGTTTCTTCGTTTGATTTTGCTTATTCTTTGGCAAAAGATGGAGGAGTTGCGGTTGTTCCTGGAACCGCCTTTTCAAAATACGGGGAAGGATTTATCCGGATTTCCTATGCCTGCAGCTATGAACAGCTTGAGCAGGCATTGAATCGTATGGAAAAGTATCTGTCATCATTTAGATAG